The Musa acuminata AAA Group cultivar baxijiao chromosome BXJ3-6, Cavendish_Baxijiao_AAA, whole genome shotgun sequence region TACGCGGTCTTTGCCGGCCGCGAGGCCAGCCGTGCCCTCGCCAAGATGAGCAAGAGCGAGGACGACGTCTGCGGCGACCTCGACGGCCTCTCTGACAAGGAGCTCGGTGTCCTCGCCGACTGGGAGAACAAGTTCCAAGCCAAGTACCCGGTCGTCGGCCGCCTCGCCTCTTAGATaaccaacccaacccaaccctcCCCTTCCCTCTCTGTCGCTTGTCGTAAAAAATCTGAACTTTATGCCGTTTACAGGTTAGATCTGTTGGGTCCTCTGTGAATCCAACTAAATAAGTGTTGA contains the following coding sequences:
- the LOC135641815 gene encoding probable steroid-binding protein 3, which translates into the protein MELTAQQLRGFDGSDESKPIYVAIRGAIYDVSSGKGFYGPGGPYAVFAGREASRALAKMSKSEDDVCGDLDGLSDKELGVLADWENKFQAKYPVVGRLAS